The Chelatococcus sp. HY11 nucleotide sequence ATGGTATGTGTGCGGTGACTTTGAGCGCCGCACATTAGAAGTCTGGCGCGGCGCTTGGCCGATCATCATCCATCACGGAGACCAGTTCCAACTGGTCACTGTCGGCGGTGGTGGGCGCGTGGAAAGCAAATGGCGTCAAATCCCACAAGGCCAATTTCATCGCGAGGGTAAGTTCCTCGGCGGACGCTTCAGCTGGCACCTCACGGAGGTCAAGTTGGGAGAGGTGCTCACCGTCCGAAAACATGATCAGTTCGACGTTTTCGATTTTCTTGTGCTCCTCGGTGCCATCGTCCAGCCTACGCTTGATGTCCCATGCACCGCGCACGGGCCCTCGCGTAATCACGAAGTCGTCCAACTGGCCCGCCAGCTTGATCGCATCTATGCCTTCACCGCCTTCAAATGTGTCGTTGCCGCCTCTCGCCTCGAAGAAATAGTTGCTTCCGTTACTGCGGATAACGTCAGGGCCTTCGCTTCCCACGACGTGGAGCCCCAGAGCCGAGTGGGTCGCTACCTCGTATGGCATCTCATAATCACGAAATCGAGCGAGGGCCTCCGCAACGCCACTGGTGTCAGGATAATCGGGGTGGCTTTTATCTCCCAACAGAAAACAATGGACCTTGTGCGCGTCGGTGACAGACGCGGCGCTGACGAGGCCTGCCAACGAGATCGCTTGTCCGTTGATCGTTTGACCAACGTAGTGCAGTACATCTTGGAGGAGATGGAGCTGCCTGACGATCAGGTCTTCGAAAGCCTCATCCTGAGCCCTGGGAGAAGCAAGGAATTCCTCCCGGCTGTTTACTCCATATTTTCCTGTCCATTCACCGCTGTAGTCGTTGTTGAAGGGGGCGTCTTCCCGCATCAGGCCAATTTGCCAGAGCGAGAGCTCATCGAACTGGAAGCGTCCCAAGCGAGAATCCGCGCCGATACAATCGTAGCGATTTTGCGAGACGTATTCACCAAAATCCCTGATAAACTCACTGAACGTACGGACAGTCATAACTCAAACTCCGAAAGCATCCAATATTCATGTGCGGCCGATGCAATAATATCCAGAGAATATGTCGGTCAGCGTATGCAACGCGGGAAGACATCTCTGCAAGCTAGCGAGAGAGATCCGTCGTTGAATGGCAACGGGCGCCGGTCGCTACGCAAACGAACACTCCGCCAGAAAGTGACGCTGACGGAGCGCTCCACAACCGCATCCCAGGTCTTTGTTTCGCGAATGACCGATGACGCACGGCGATGACGCCGAGCGTTTGACGTGATTGTCAGCCCTGCCTCAACGGACGCCATTCCAGCGTCCGAGTTCAGAGGCTTGAGACGTCGCTCGCGCTTGGTGCGGCGGGTAGGCCGACAGGCATCACTGGCGCGCTCTCGACGACGTCATGGTCAATCGGGGTTGAAGATGGCTCCGTTACTACTCCAGCCAATCCTTCTGCCGGATGAGGTTCATACACGACGATGGGTTCGCGGCTGGTTGCAGTCGACGGTAGCGTGCGCAGATCGACAATCTCGCCATCCGCGAACTTGATCAGTTCGACATTCCGAATGACTTTGTATTCGTCGCATCCCGCGTCAGTTCGATGCTTGATCCACCATATGGAGGAATCCGGCTCACGCGTTAGCGCGAATTCGGGGCGAGTGCCTGGCAGCTCTATGGTATCCTCACCCTCTCCGCCGTCGAACCTGTCGTCGCCGCCCCGTGCGACGAAGAGATCCTTGCCGCTATAACCAAAGATGGTGTCAGGCCCTTCACTGCCGATAAAGGTATAGTCGCGTCTTTCGTCGACCTTATACGGGACATCGTAGCCATGGAAGCAGTCGAGACTGTCGGTGAGTGCGGTGCCGCTAGAATCCTTGGGATTGTACTCGCCGCCCGATTTCAGGAAGCGCCTGACGCCACCTGCGCCCGCGAGATGCGCGGCGGCAAGAAGTCCCGAAATCGAGATTTGATGGTCATTAATGGTCTGACCATCATAGTGGATGAAATCGCGGAGGAAATGGGTCTGCTTGCCGAGAAAGTCTCGGATTGCGTTGTCTTGAGCTTCGTGCGATGCGAGAAAAGCTTCGCGGCTGTAAATTCCGTGTTTTCCTGTCCAGCCGCCGCTGAAGTCGTTGTTGAAAGGCTTTCCGTCGTTCCGCACCATTCCGATGTCGATGAGCGCTGCCTCACCAAACTGAAAGCGTCCCAGATGGTTAGTTTTGTTGACGTTATCGTAGCGATTCGAGGAATGATATAAGCCGAGATCGCTGATAAAATCTTCGAATGTGCTGTCACTCATCGCTTAGCTCCGATACTATAAAAAATCTCGCGATCGTTATGATATATATGCGATTGGCGAGCACGTCGTTTGATGCAATAAGCGCGGCTTTTTCTGCATGAATAGCGCGTGATGGATTATCGAGCGGCGCGGCAATTTTTGTAATGCCAGCCGGGCTGATCGCCATCCGTGATATCAGGAGGATTTGGTAGGGAGAAGTCTGAACGGTGGAAACCGCTAGTAGTTGATATCGGGGAGGCAATCGTCAAATGTCGAGCGTGTCGCTGGGCTCGTCTTCTTTCCTCACGCCGATCATGCCCATTTCTGAATCTTTTACCGAAATGCCGTCCTCTTGCGCACCCAGTCCCGACGGTGCCAGCGGAATTACAATTGGTACCGGCATTGTCGCGATGTGCACCGTGGCTTCGGTGGTGGGCTCTTCGTTCCACGCGTCGAGCGGCATATTACGCAAATCGACGATCTTCTCGTCCGCGAATTTGACCAACTCGACATTCCGCATCTCCTTGTGCTCGACGCGGCCATTGTCCAGCTTACGCTTGATGATGAGAGTGGCTGTATCGAGCCCGCGGGTGATCGTGAATTCCGACACTTTTCCTGCCAGCACGATAGTGTCGACGCCGTCCCCGCCGTCAAATGTGTCGTCGCCACCCTTCGCCGTGAAGTGGTCGTTACCGGCGTAACCGTGGATGGCGTCAGGACCCTCGCTGCCTGTGAACGTATAGTTATGGTTCTGATCAAGCTTGTATGGCAGGTCATAATCATTGAACCGTCGGATGATTTCGCTAATCCGCGGTGCGTTGGGCCACTTCGGGTTGTACTCTCCGCCGAATGCGATGAAATGCCTGATCTCGCGAGCGTCGATACTCGCGAGGGCTCCAAGGATGCCCGAGATTCTAATTTCGTAGCCATCGACAATCTGGCCATCATAATGGACAAGATCCCCGGCATCATCGCGCAGCTTGCGCAGGACGTTATGAATGGCCCTGTCTTGTGCATCGGGTGAGTTTAGGAATTCCTCTTTGCTGTATATACCGTGCTTGCCCGTCCAACCGCCCGCGTAATCGTTCTTATGGGGATCGCCGTCGGTGCCGACCATGCCGATTTCGATGAGGGCGGCTTCGCTCAAAGCGAAGCGTCCAAGTTGATTATCCGCATTGATGGCATCGTAGCGATTTTTTGAATGGTATAGGCCGAGCTCATTAATAAAGTCGGCGATGGTGCCGCGCGCCATGATCATGTACTCCGGAATGTGATGGATGTCAGCGGTGCGCTGCTTGGAGAATTATTTCCGGACCGTCGCGCTTATTTGTCACGCCTCTTTCGATCCGACACTCGCGACGAACGGACATCATTCATCGAACGTGTAAAGTTAAGGCGCGGCTTGGCGGTAATCTAAGCTGCGCTTGGCCTATCCATGACGGATTCCTGAAAAATATCTACCACATATATGTGTCAATCTGCGCGGTACAATGAGCATTCTGGGAATGGAAGGCGCGATATTCCAATAGTTACGGAAATGTACGTCTCTGAGTCCAGTGGCTAGGTCGGTCCTTCGGCTGCACCAGACAGCCGTGCTGCTGAAATCGCTGTGCCGCATTGATGCAGGCGACGCTGAGCGACGGCCAAATATCCCGTGATGCGAGAAAAGCGCATTTTTACTTATTAATTATCGAGATAATGGGAGTATATGCGGGCGGATATTGTAGCGATCTGCGATCACAGTTGCGAGGGTTTGTTAGCCCCTGAGCTTAAGCGCGATCCAGATTTCCCACCCGTGGCGTCGTGGCGATGATCGCCTCGGCGAGGGCGTCGATATCGGCGATATGCGGATTGCTGCGCCGCCATATGAGCCCGATCTCACGTGCAGGCTCGGGTGGCGCGAAGGGCACGACACGCAGCCGGTGGTGTACGGTCTCCGCCTCGAGGGCCATCTCCGGCACGAGGGTCATCCCGAGATCGTGGGTCACCATCTGGAGCAGCGTCGTCATCGATGTCGCGCCGATGTTGATCACGTTGTTCGGGCGTGCGGCGCTGCAGACATCAAGCGCCTGATCGCGTAGACAATGCCCTTCCTCCAGCAGCAGCAACCGCCCTGGATCGATTTCCGCCCCTGTCAGAGGGGAGGCGAGGACATCCCGGCTGGTATCCGCCATGGCCATGAAGAAACGGTCCTTCAGGAGTGGCCGCGCGGACAGGCTGTCCCCCACGACGGGGAGTGCGGCAACCACCGCGTCCAGCCGCCCTTCCTCCAGGTCCAGGAGCAGCTTGTCGGTGATAGCCTCGCGCAGCTCGATCTCGATGCGCGGGTAGGCGGCCCGAAGATAGGGGACGAGCCTTGGTACGAGATAAGGCGCGACAGTCGGGATCGCGCCGATGCGCGCTATGCCGGACAGCGGGCTGTGCTTGTGCTGGCTCGCCTGCTCAAGCTCGGCGACCTCGGCGAGAATGTGCTGCATGCGTGGGAGAAGGGCCTCTCCTTCGCGTGTCAGAAGAATACGCGTTCGGTTGCGCTCGACCAGTTTGGTCCCCAGCGCCGCCTCGAGTTCCATGATCTGCGCCGACAAGGCCGGCTGGCTGACATGCACGAGTTGAGCCGCCCGGCCGAAATGCCGGGTCTGGACCAAGGCGTCGAAATATCTCATCTGCTTGATCGTCACCACAATAGGAAAAAACTATCATAGATTGTTGAAAATGCAATTTGATCCTATGGACGTCCTATGCCAGAAGTTTTCTTAGAAAAATTCCAGGACGTATCGAGGCCTCCCGGGCTTCGCTAGGATGCGTGCCTTAATGCTCGATTGTTTGGGGAAGAAGGCTATGACGGGTAAGAATTTCACGACCACCAACGCTGGCGCGCCTGTCGCGTCTGATGAGCATTCCCGCAGCGTGGGCCCCGATGGGCCGGTCGTCCTGCACGACGTGTATCTCGTCGAAAAGCTGGCGCAGTTCAATCGCGAGCGCGTGCCCGAGCGCGTGGTGCACGCGAAGGGCGGCGGGGCCTTCGGCGAGCTCGTCGTTACGGAGGACATGTCACGCCACACCAAGGCCGCGCTGTTCCAGAAAGGCGTGAAGACGCCGATGCTGCTGCGCTTTTCCTCGGTGGCCGGCGAGCTCGGCTCGCCCGACACGTGGCGCGACGTGCGCGGTTTCGCGCTCAAGTTCTATACGACGGAAGGCAATTACGACATCGTCGGCAACAACACCCCGGTGTTCTTCATCCGCGATGGCATCAAGTTCCCGGATTTCATCCGCTCGCAGAAGCGTCTGCCCGGCAGCCACCTGCGCGATGCCGACATGCAGTGGGATTTCTGGACGCTTTCGCCGGAGAGCGCCCATCAGGTCACCTATCTCATGGGCGATCGCGGTCTGCCGTCATCCTGGCGCCATCTCAACGGCTACTCGTCACATACCTACCAGTGGATCAACGCCGCTGGCGAGCGCGTGTGGGTAAAGTATCATTTCCACAACCAGCAGGGCGAGCAGAACATCGATGGCGACGTGGCGGCGCGCATCGCCGGCACGGATGCGGATCACTATATCCGAGACCTCTATGAGGCGATCGAGCGCGGCGACTTCCCGCGCTGGAAGGTCTCCGTGCAGATCATGCCCTATGAGGACGCCAAGACCTATCGGTTCAATCCGTTCGATCTCACCAAGGTCTGGCCGCACGCGGATTATCCGCTGATCCCGGTCGGCGAGTTCGTGCTGAACCGCAATCCGGAAAATTACTTCGCCCAGATCGAGCAGGCTGCCTTCGCGCCGTCCAATCTCGTCCCGGGCGTCGATGTCAGCCCCGATAAGATGCTGCTCGCCCGTGTGTTCTC carries:
- a CDS encoding hydrogen peroxide-inducible genes activator encodes the protein MRYFDALVQTRHFGRAAQLVHVSQPALSAQIMELEAALGTKLVERNRTRILLTREGEALLPRMQHILAEVAELEQASQHKHSPLSGIARIGAIPTVAPYLVPRLVPYLRAAYPRIEIELREAITDKLLLDLEEGRLDAVVAALPVVGDSLSARPLLKDRFFMAMADTSRDVLASPLTGAEIDPGRLLLLEEGHCLRDQALDVCSAARPNNVINIGATSMTTLLQMVTHDLGMTLVPEMALEAETVHHRLRVVPFAPPEPAREIGLIWRRSNPHIADIDALAEAIIATTPRVGNLDRA
- a CDS encoding catalase, with product MTGKNFTTTNAGAPVASDEHSRSVGPDGPVVLHDVYLVEKLAQFNRERVPERVVHAKGGGAFGELVVTEDMSRHTKAALFQKGVKTPMLLRFSSVAGELGSPDTWRDVRGFALKFYTTEGNYDIVGNNTPVFFIRDGIKFPDFIRSQKRLPGSHLRDADMQWDFWTLSPESAHQVTYLMGDRGLPSSWRHLNGYSSHTYQWINAAGERVWVKYHFHNQQGEQNIDGDVAARIAGTDADHYIRDLYEAIERGDFPRWKVSVQIMPYEDAKTYRFNPFDLTKVWPHADYPLIPVGEFVLNRNPENYFAQIEQAAFAPSNLVPGVDVSPDKMLLARVFSYADAHRYRIGPNYNELPVNRPVSEVHSYAKDGPMRHGFAGHSKPVYAPNSFGGPTADPARASEGKGWEADGEFVRSAYTLRSDDDDFGQAGTLIRKVFTQEQRDRLVDTLVGQYNALTVDAIKERFIWYWTSIDQATGDLIAARVVKRAAE